A stretch of the Clostridium botulinum genome encodes the following:
- a CDS encoding nucleotidyltransferase, whose amino-acid sequence MNITGIITEYNPLHKGHIYHINKSKTLTKCDGIVCIMSGNFVQRGIPAIIDKWSRTNLALHSGVDLVIELPTIYSLSSAEFFAFGSVSLLNSLGVINNLCFGSESGNIATLKEIAKVLYKEPIIFKNYLKTYLDSGLSYPLARSNALIKYFNNNYKIKDILHNSNNILGIEYCKSILKCNSDIVPYTIQRQGSAYNDCDLENTFSSATSIRNHLKESQNINILKNILPSETFNMIFQKFSNDNLVFEDLIFPFIKYKSFTNNNELENLPDVSEGLHNKIYKTLKESSCYTDLISNIKSKRYTYTRISRILCQYFIGLESYDSHTLRSSPAPYARILGFNNKGREILKEMKKSSSIPIYIKLPKHLNETLKLDIQGTRAYSILNKNITPESDFTTSPIYFR is encoded by the coding sequence ATGAATATAACCGGAATTATAACAGAATATAATCCATTACATAAAGGGCATATTTATCATATTAATAAATCTAAAACCCTTACTAAATGCGATGGAATTGTATGTATAATGAGTGGGAATTTTGTTCAAAGGGGAATCCCCGCTATTATAGATAAATGGAGCAGAACCAATCTTGCACTTCACTCTGGTGTTGATTTAGTTATAGAATTGCCCACAATATATAGCCTTTCCTCCGCAGAATTTTTTGCTTTTGGATCAGTAAGTTTATTAAATTCCTTAGGCGTTATAAACAATTTATGTTTTGGAAGTGAAAGTGGTAATATTGCCACTTTAAAAGAAATCGCAAAAGTTCTATATAAAGAACCCATAATATTTAAAAATTATCTTAAAACTTATTTAGATAGCGGTCTTTCTTATCCTTTAGCAAGAAGTAATGCTTTAATTAAATACTTCAATAACAATTACAAAATAAAAGATATTCTACATAATTCTAACAATATATTAGGTATAGAATATTGTAAAAGTATACTTAAATGTAATAGTGATATAGTACCTTATACTATTCAAAGACAAGGTTCTGCTTATAATGATTGTGATCTTGAAAACACTTTTTCTAGTGCAACCTCAATAAGAAATCATCTTAAAGAATCGCAAAACATAAATATTCTTAAAAATATACTTCCTAGTGAAACTTTTAACATGATTTTCCAAAAATTCTCTAATGACAATTTAGTATTTGAAGACTTGATTTTTCCATTTATAAAATATAAATCTTTTACAAATAACAATGAATTAGAAAATTTACCTGACGTTTCAGAAGGATTGCACAATAAAATATATAAAACTTTGAAAGAAAGTTCTTGTTATACAGATTTAATATCAAATATTAAAAGCAAACGATATACCTATACACGTATAAGTAGAATCTTATGCCAATACTTTATAGGACTAGAATCATATGATTCACACACCCTAAGGAGTTCACCTGCCCCCTACGCTAGAATATTAGGATTTAATAATAAAGGAAGAGAAATTTTAAAAGAAATGAAAAAATCTAGTTCAATACCTATTTACATCAAACTTCCAAAACACCTTAATGAAACATTAAAATTAGATATTCAAGGAACTCGTGCATACAGTATTTTAAATAAAAATATTACTCCCGAATCAGACTTTACCACATCACCTATTTATTTTAGATAA
- a CDS encoding YceD family protein, with translation MHIDISDLLGKRVTEKKVDISFEGKNIMFEGEEISFAEPVNIKGIFKLSGNIVDFSGKLSAVLSLNCSRCLEKFNYPLEIEINEEFSKQENDKDNDNDIIIINSDRVDFSPIIETNIILSLPMKKLCSEECKGLCSVCGVNLNHSTCDCDKNDIDPRLAKLGDFFAKN, from the coding sequence ATGCATATTGATATTTCTGATTTGCTAGGAAAGAGAGTTACTGAAAAAAAGGTTGATATATCTTTTGAAGGCAAGAATATCATGTTTGAAGGAGAAGAAATCTCCTTTGCAGAACCTGTTAATATTAAAGGTATTTTTAAATTATCAGGGAACATAGTAGATTTCAGTGGAAAATTAAGTGCTGTTCTTAGTCTTAATTGTTCTAGATGTCTTGAAAAGTTTAATTATCCTCTAGAAATCGAAATTAATGAGGAATTTTCTAAACAAGAAAATGATAAAGATAATGATAATGATATTATCATTATAAATAGTGATAGGGTAGATTTTTCACCAATCATTGAAACTAATATCATTTTGTCACTACCAATGAAAAAACTCTGCAGTGAAGAATGCAAGGGATTGTGTTCGGTATGTGGCGTTAATTTAAATCATTCAACATGTGATTGTGATAAGAATGATATTGATCCTAGACTTGCAAAGCTAGGTGATTTTTTCGCAAAGAACTAA
- the plsX gene encoding phosphate acyltransferase PlsX — translation MKIVVDGMGGDYSPHVVVKGCIEAIKEYNNIDIIITGPKELISGELSKYEYNKNKISILDAKDVITNNEHPVMAIRRKKESSIYKALELVKKGEADAVISAGSTGAFLAGATLVIGRIKGINRPALAPIMPGKNGPFMITDCGANAECKPNNLVQFAQMGEIYFQNILKINNPTIGLVNIGAEEEKGNELTKEAHKLLKEKDFNFIGNVEPRDIPTGNTNVLVCDGFVGNTVLKMYEGVASTIFSTLKEEIMSSFRTKIGGLLLKPVFNKFKKDYDYKEYGGAAFLGVEGICIKAHGSSDARAFKNAIKQAINFYDNKVIEKIKTHIEQKMI, via the coding sequence ATGAAAATAGTTGTAGATGGCATGGGCGGAGATTATTCACCACACGTAGTTGTAAAAGGATGTATAGAAGCTATTAAAGAATACAATAATATAGATATAATAATAACAGGACCGAAAGAATTAATAAGTGGCGAACTTTCAAAATATGAATATAATAAAAACAAAATATCTATACTAGATGCGAAAGACGTTATTACTAATAATGAACATCCTGTAATGGCCATAAGAAGAAAAAAAGAATCTAGTATATATAAAGCTTTAGAGTTAGTGAAAAAAGGAGAAGCAGATGCAGTTATATCTGCTGGAAGTACTGGAGCATTTTTAGCAGGAGCAACTCTTGTTATAGGAAGAATTAAAGGGATAAATAGACCAGCATTAGCACCTATAATGCCAGGAAAAAATGGTCCTTTTATGATAACAGATTGCGGAGCAAATGCAGAATGTAAACCTAATAATTTAGTTCAATTTGCGCAAATGGGAGAAATTTATTTTCAAAATATATTAAAAATAAATAATCCAACTATAGGTCTTGTAAATATAGGCGCAGAAGAAGAAAAAGGAAATGAACTTACTAAAGAAGCACATAAACTTTTAAAAGAAAAAGATTTTAATTTTATAGGTAATGTAGAACCTAGAGATATACCTACTGGCAATACCAATGTTCTAGTATGCGATGGATTTGTTGGAAATACAGTTCTAAAAATGTATGAGGGTGTGGCGTCTACTATATTTAGCACTTTAAAAGAAGAAATAATGTCTTCCTTTAGAACTAAAATTGGAGGATTGCTTTTAAAACCTGTATTCAATAAATTTAAAAAAGATTATGATTATAAAGAATATGGTGGGGCAGCATTTTTAGGAGTCGAAGGAATATGTATAAAAGCACATGGAAGTTCTGATGCTAGAGCTTTTAAAAATGCTATTAAGCAAGCTATAAATTTTTATGATAATAAAGTAATAGAAAAAATTAAAACTCATATAGAACAAAAAATGATTTAA
- the pta gene encoding phosphate acetyltransferase: MGFMDEMKELAKKDLKTIVLPEGEEERNLIAAGKINDNSLANLVLIGNEEKIRTKAKELNSNIEGLKIVDPETYEKTEEYAKELYEIRKNKGMTLEKASMIIKDPLYFSTVMLKLGHVDGMVSGAIHTTGDLLRPGLQIVKTKPGIKAVSGVVMLEVPNCEYGKNGLVLVADAAVNPNPNAEELASIAIATAETAKNLCGMDPKVAMLSFSTKGSAEHELVDKVRKATQIAKEQRPDLDIDGELQLDAAIVESVANLKAPESNVAGKANVLVLPDLQCGNIAYKLIQRFAKAEATGPICQGFAKPINDLSRGCSADDIVNVVVITAIQAQN, encoded by the coding sequence ATGGGATTTATGGATGAAATGAAAGAATTAGCGAAAAAGGATTTAAAAACTATTGTTTTACCAGAAGGGGAAGAAGAAAGAAATCTCATTGCAGCAGGAAAAATTAATGATAATTCATTAGCAAATTTAGTTTTAATAGGAAATGAAGAGAAAATAAGAACTAAAGCTAAAGAATTAAATTCAAATATTGAAGGATTAAAAATAGTTGATCCTGAAACATACGAAAAAACTGAAGAGTATGCTAAGGAATTATATGAAATAAGAAAAAATAAAGGAATGACTTTAGAGAAAGCATCAATGATAATAAAAGATCCACTATATTTTTCAACTGTTATGCTTAAATTAGGTCATGTAGATGGAATGGTATCAGGTGCAATACATACAACAGGTGACTTATTAAGACCAGGACTTCAAATAGTAAAAACAAAACCAGGAATAAAAGCAGTTTCTGGAGTAGTTATGCTTGAAGTACCAAATTGTGAATATGGAAAAAATGGATTAGTATTAGTAGCAGATGCTGCAGTTAATCCAAATCCAAATGCAGAAGAATTAGCATCAATAGCTATTGCAACTGCTGAAACAGCTAAAAATTTATGTGGTATGGATCCAAAAGTTGCTATGCTTTCATTCTCTACAAAGGGAAGTGCTGAACACGAACTTGTAGATAAAGTAAGAAAAGCTACTCAAATAGCAAAAGAACAAAGACCAGATCTTGATATAGATGGAGAATTACAATTAGATGCAGCTATAGTTGAAAGCGTTGCAAACTTAAAGGCTCCCGAAAGTAATGTTGCGGGAAAAGCAAATGTTTTAGTATTACCAGATTTACAATGCGGAAATATTGCATATAAATTAATTCAAAGATTTGCAAAAGCAGAAGCTACAGGTCCAATATGTCAAGGATTTGCAAAACCTATAAATGACTTATCAAGAGGATGTAGTGCTGATGATATTGTAAATGTTGTTGTTATTACAGCAATACAAGCTCAAAACTAG
- a CDS encoding stage V sporulation protein S: protein MEILKVSAKSQPKSVAGALAAVLRESGSVEVQAVGAGAVNQAVKALAITRGFVAPNGIDLVVIPAFSQISIDGEERTAIKFIVEPR, encoded by the coding sequence ATGGAAATATTAAAAGTATCAGCTAAATCTCAACCAAAATCAGTAGCAGGTGCACTCGCAGCTGTATTAAGAGAATCTGGGAGTGTAGAAGTGCAAGCAGTAGGGGCAGGAGCAGTAAATCAAGCAGTTAAAGCATTAGCGATCACAAGAGGATTTGTAGCACCTAATGGTATAGACTTGGTAGTTATTCCCGCATTTTCTCAAATATCAATAGATGGAGAAGAAAGGACAGCTATAAAATTTATAGTTGAGCCTAGATAA
- a CDS encoding elongator complex protein 3, translating into MKKEASRHYIIPIFVPHEGCPHDCVFCNQNSITGSSSKVDRIFVENTIEEYLKTIDKENSIIEVSFFGGTFTAIDINKQNELLSVAKRYKDLGKIDYIHLSTRPDYIDDNILKNLKDYSADVIELGVQSLDDEVLLKSGRGHTVDDVIKASKLIKEYGFVLGLQVMLGLPGDNFEKDIYTAKKVIELKPEIARIYPALVVKNTPMETMYINNKYKPYTLEEAIEVGQVVYSMLVANNINVIRVGLQPTEEINYGGELVAGPFHPSFRELIQGSIYNNILLEEINKLNTDEIIIHINNKDISKLYAYKKKFFNDMISCVNTKKVIVLQDKLIERESILIENDEKDIKISLKEILEKKYKEGYLEIL; encoded by the coding sequence ATGAAAAAAGAAGCTAGTAGACATTATATAATTCCTATATTTGTCCCTCATGAGGGATGTCCTCATGATTGTGTCTTTTGTAATCAAAATTCTATAACAGGATCTTCAAGTAAAGTAGATAGAATTTTTGTTGAAAATACTATAGAAGAGTATTTAAAAACAATAGATAAAGAAAATTCTATTATAGAGGTTTCTTTTTTTGGAGGAACTTTCACTGCTATAGATATAAATAAGCAAAATGAACTATTAAGTGTTGCTAAACGCTATAAAGATTTAGGTAAAATAGATTATATACATTTATCTACTAGACCTGATTATATAGATGATAATATATTGAAAAATTTAAAGGATTATTCTGCAGATGTAATAGAATTAGGGGTTCAGTCATTAGATGATGAAGTTCTTTTAAAATCGGGTAGAGGGCATACTGTTGATGATGTTATAAAAGCATCAAAACTTATTAAAGAGTATGGTTTTGTGTTAGGACTTCAAGTTATGTTAGGATTACCAGGAGATAACTTTGAGAAAGACATATATACTGCGAAAAAGGTAATAGAGTTAAAACCTGAAATAGCAAGAATTTATCCTGCGTTAGTTGTTAAAAATACTCCTATGGAAACTATGTACATAAATAATAAATATAAGCCTTATACATTAGAGGAAGCTATTGAAGTAGGGCAGGTAGTATATTCTATGCTAGTTGCTAATAACATAAATGTTATTAGAGTTGGACTTCAACCTACTGAAGAAATAAATTATGGTGGAGAATTAGTTGCGGGACCATTTCATCCATCTTTTAGAGAATTAATACAAGGAAGTATATATAACAATATACTTTTAGAAGAAATTAATAAACTTAATACTGATGAGATAATAATTCATATTAATAATAAAGATATTTCAAAATTATATGCATACAAAAAGAAATTTTTTAATGATATGATTTCTTGCGTTAATACAAAAAAAGTCATCGTTTTACAAGATAAACTTATAGAAAGAGAGAGTATTTTGATAGAAAATGACGAAAAAGATATAAAAATATCATTGAAAGAAATTTTAGAAAAAAAGTATAAAGAAGGATATTTAGAAATTTTATAG
- the rnc gene encoding ribonuclease III: MKKNRENILNEVENKLNVKFNDINLLDTALTHSSFVNENKNIYSNERLEFLGDSILQLCISELLYNKYEQEPEGFLTKKRALIVCGNSLHEVAKEWNIGKYINMSKGEEMTGGRTRTSILSDCVEAIIASIYLDQGYVVAKKFIIDNFNEIIQKANSDQIILDYKTKLQETIQKFGDYNIEYRLVSFDGPPHRRKFITEVLIDSEVKGVGEGYSKKEAEQNAAKEALKGLDNEKRS, encoded by the coding sequence ATGAAAAAAAATAGAGAAAACATTCTCAATGAAGTAGAAAATAAACTTAATGTTAAGTTTAATGATATAAATTTGTTAGATACAGCCCTTACACACAGTTCTTTCGTTAATGAAAATAAAAATATATATTCAAATGAAAGATTAGAGTTTTTAGGGGATTCTATACTACAATTATGCATATCTGAGCTTTTATATAATAAATATGAACAGGAGCCAGAAGGATTTTTAACTAAAAAAAGAGCACTTATTGTTTGTGGTAATTCACTGCATGAAGTAGCTAAAGAATGGAATATAGGAAAATATATAAATATGAGTAAGGGAGAAGAGATGACTGGTGGAAGAACTAGAACATCAATTCTTTCAGATTGTGTAGAAGCTATAATTGCATCTATTTATTTAGATCAAGGATATGTGGTAGCTAAAAAATTTATAATAGATAATTTTAATGAAATAATTCAAAAAGCCAATAGTGATCAAATAATACTAGACTACAAAACAAAATTACAAGAGACTATACAAAAATTTGGAGATTATAACATTGAATATAGATTAGTAAGTTTTGATGGGCCTCCACATAGAAGAAAATTTATTACTGAGGTTTTAATAGATTCTGAGGTAAAAGGAGTTGGAGAAGGTTACTCTAAAAAAGAGGCGGAGCAAAATGCAGCTAAAGAGGCGTTAAAGGGTTTAGATAATGAAAAAAGAAGCTAG
- the acpP gene encoding acyl carrier protein: protein MVFEKVKQIIADQLGLDENTIEMDSLFVDDLGADSLDVVELIMALEEEFDIEIPDEDAEKATKVGDVVEYISSHVDEE, encoded by the coding sequence ATGGTTTTTGAAAAAGTAAAACAGATTATAGCTGACCAACTTGGTCTTGATGAGAATACAATAGAAATGGATTCATTATTTGTGGACGACTTAGGTGCTGACTCATTAGATGTAGTTGAACTTATAATGGCGTTAGAAGAAGAATTTGATATTGAGATACCAGACGAAGATGCTGAAAAAGCAACTAAAGTTGGAGATGTAGTAGAATATATAAGTTCTCATGTTGATGAAGAATAG
- the rpmF gene encoding 50S ribosomal protein L32 → MAHPKRKMSKSKRDSRRAQTFKLSLPGIVECPQCHEMKLAHRVCKECGHYDGKEIVSKEN, encoded by the coding sequence ATGGCACATCCAAAGAGAAAAATGTCAAAATCTAAGAGAGATTCAAGAAGAGCTCAAACTTTTAAATTAAGCTTACCAGGAATCGTTGAGTGCCCACAATGCCACGAAATGAAGCTTGCTCATAGAGTGTGTAAAGAATGCGGACACTATGATGGTAAAGAAATAGTTTCAAAAGAAAATTAA
- a CDS encoding acetate/propionate family kinase, translating to MKILVINCGSSSLKYQLIDMVSEEPIAQGLVERIGIQGSVLTHKVNGKKHVIEEEMKDHKKAIALVLDALVNEEFGVIKNMDEISAVGHRVVHGGEKYAESVLIDNEVMKALEEFIKLAPLHNPPNITGINACKELMPNTPMVAVFDTAFHQTLPDYAYMYSLPHDLYEKYGIRKYGFHGTSHKYVSSVAAEILGKDIESLKLVTCHLGNGSSLAAVKNGKCVDTSMGFTPLAGLTMGTRCGDIDPAVVTFLIKELNYSVDDVNKLMNKESGVLGISGISSDFRDILKAAAEGNERAELALNMFKNKVIQYIGAYTAVMGGVDAIIFTAGVGENSEPIRKRIVSELGFLGIKLDQEKNKIMGEIETISTEDSKVKVLVIPTNEELMIAKDTKEIVEKSNIK from the coding sequence ATGAAAATTTTAGTTATAAACTGCGGAAGTTCATCTTTAAAATATCAACTTATAGATATGGTTTCAGAAGAACCTATAGCTCAAGGACTAGTTGAGAGAATAGGAATACAAGGTTCTGTTTTAACACATAAAGTTAATGGAAAAAAACATGTAATTGAAGAAGAAATGAAAGATCATAAAAAGGCAATTGCATTAGTTCTTGATGCATTAGTTAATGAGGAATTTGGAGTTATAAAGAACATGGATGAAATATCTGCTGTAGGACACAGAGTTGTTCATGGTGGAGAAAAATATGCAGAATCTGTTTTAATAGATAATGAAGTGATGAAAGCTTTAGAAGAATTTATTAAGCTTGCACCATTACATAATCCACCAAATATTACAGGAATAAATGCGTGCAAGGAATTAATGCCAAACACTCCTATGGTAGCTGTGTTTGATACAGCATTCCATCAAACATTACCTGATTATGCATACATGTATTCATTACCTCATGATTTATATGAGAAATATGGAATAAGAAAATATGGATTCCACGGAACTTCTCACAAATATGTTTCATCAGTTGCAGCTGAAATATTAGGAAAAGATATAGAATCTTTAAAACTAGTTACTTGTCACTTAGGTAATGGTTCTAGTTTAGCAGCAGTTAAAAATGGTAAATGTGTAGATACAAGTATGGGATTTACTCCTCTTGCAGGATTAACTATGGGAACAAGATGTGGAGACATAGATCCAGCAGTAGTTACATTCTTAATAAAAGAATTAAATTATTCAGTTGATGATGTTAATAAATTAATGAATAAAGAATCGGGAGTACTTGGGATTTCAGGTATAAGTAGTGATTTTAGAGATATATTAAAAGCAGCTGCTGAAGGAAATGAAAGAGCGGAACTTGCTTTAAATATGTTTAAAAATAAAGTTATTCAATATATTGGAGCTTATACTGCTGTTATGGGTGGCGTTGATGCTATAATATTTACAGCAGGTGTTGGAGAAAATAGTGAGCCTATAAGAAAAAGAATAGTTAGTGAACTTGGATTCTTAGGAATTAAGTTAGACCAAGAGAAGAATAAAATTATGGGTGAAATTGAAACAATTAGTACAGAAGATTCAAAGGTAAAAGTACTAGTTATTCCAACTAATGAAGAGTTAATGATTGCTAAGGATACAAAAGAAATAGTTGAAAAAAGCAACATAAAATAG
- the ylbJ gene encoding sporulation integral membrane protein YlbJ: MIILIFLLLTLIAISILIFKLFKSQNITLYKNLLVTAFSTILILNIVTAPKTCLNSALYGGKLFITSVFPSIFPFLVIINIMISFDGINIYSKLLGNIICRPLRLPKNCSVVLIVSILCGYPLGAKYACDLYKKNAIDLHTCHRLINIASNPSPIFVLGAVGASMLKNPNLGFLILLSTYLSCIAMAILIPSKKQNYSIENINTTPTENNNTLGDILKYSVDNALKTAFAIGGFIIFFSVLISIIKNNTLSDIVLKNLSMIFNISQTTLEGFFFGLLEMTNGCNLLSAANINTMYKISIISFLLAFSGLSIISQTYSIIYKSKISLGTYIKRKLVQGILCSIITIILYKINIFNVCKSTFSTNILSTNQNLFTSLLVIQILVLIIPALIYNIRKLFSRIP, from the coding sequence ATGATTATACTTATTTTCTTATTATTAACTTTGATAGCTATATCAATATTAATATTTAAATTATTCAAATCACAAAACATAACATTATATAAAAATTTATTAGTTACAGCTTTTTCCACAATATTAATATTGAATATTGTTACCGCCCCTAAAACATGTTTAAATTCAGCTTTATATGGTGGTAAATTATTTATAACTTCTGTTTTTCCATCAATTTTCCCATTTTTAGTTATAATAAACATAATGATAAGTTTCGATGGCATAAATATTTATTCAAAATTATTAGGAAACATAATCTGTAGACCTTTAAGATTACCAAAAAATTGTTCTGTAGTATTAATTGTAAGTATTTTATGTGGATACCCACTGGGTGCTAAATATGCTTGTGATTTATATAAAAAGAACGCTATAGATTTACATACTTGTCATCGCCTTATTAATATCGCCTCAAACCCTAGTCCAATTTTTGTTTTAGGAGCTGTAGGTGCATCCATGCTTAAAAATCCTAATTTAGGTTTTTTAATTCTTTTATCTACCTATTTGTCATGCATAGCTATGGCTATACTTATACCTTCTAAAAAACAAAATTACTCTATAGAAAACATCAATACTACCCCAACAGAGAACAACAATACATTAGGAGATATTTTAAAATATAGTGTAGATAATGCTCTTAAAACGGCTTTTGCAATCGGTGGATTCATAATCTTTTTTTCTGTTTTAATTTCAATAATAAAAAACAATACCTTATCAGATATTGTTTTGAAAAATCTCTCTATGATTTTTAATATATCCCAAACCACTTTAGAAGGTTTCTTTTTTGGGTTATTAGAAATGACTAATGGATGTAATTTACTATCGGCTGCTAATATAAATACTATGTATAAAATCTCCATCATAAGCTTTCTTTTAGCTTTTAGTGGTTTGTCTATTATTTCTCAAACATACTCTATTATTTATAAATCTAAAATATCTTTAGGTACGTATATTAAAAGAAAATTGGTTCAAGGAATCCTTTGTAGCATAATAACAATTATACTTTACAAAATCAATATATTTAATGTTTGTAAATCTACATTTTCTACAAACATATTATCTACAAATCAAAATCTATTTACTAGTTTACTAGTAATACAAATTTTAGTGCTTATAATCCCTGCTTTAATTTATAATATTCGCAAACTATTTAGCCGTATCCCTTAA